In Ovis aries strain OAR_USU_Benz2616 breed Rambouillet chromosome 8, ARS-UI_Ramb_v3.0, whole genome shotgun sequence, a single window of DNA contains:
- the BCLAF1 gene encoding bcl-2-associated transcription factor 1 isoform X12 yields MGRSNSRSHSSRSKSRSQSSSRSRSRSHSRKKRYRSRSRTYSRSRSRDRIYSRDYRRDYRNNRGMRRPYGYRGRGRGYYQGGGGRYHRGGYRPVWNRRHSRSPRRGRSRSRSPKRRSVSSQRSRSRSRRSYRSSRSPRSSSSRSSSPYSKSPVSKRRGSQEKQTKKAEGEPQEESPLKNKSQEEPKDTFEHDPSESIDEFNKSSATSGDIWPGLSAYDNSPRSPHSPSPIATPPSQSSSCSDAPMLSTVHSAKNTPSQHSHSIQHSPERSGSGSVGNGSSRYSPSQNSPIHHIPSRRSPAKTITPQNAPRDEARGRSSFYPDGGDQETAKTGKFLKRFTDEESRVFLLDRGNTRDKEAPKEKGSEKGRAEGEWEDQEVLDYFSDKESGKQKFNDSEGDDTEETEDYRQFRKSVLADQGKNFATTSHRNTEEEGPKYKSKVSLKGNRESDGFREEKNYKLKETGYVVERPSTAKDKHKEDDKNSERITVKKETQSPEQVKSEKLKDLFDYSPPLHKNLDAREKSTFREESPLRIKMIASDSHRPEVKLKMAPVPLDDSNRPASLTKDRLLASTLVHSVKKEQEFRSIFDHIKLPQASKSTSESFIQHIVSLVHHVKEQYFKSSSMTLNERFTSYQKATEEHSARQKSPEIHRRIDISPSALRKHTRLAGEERVFKEENQKGDKKLRCDSADLRHDIDRRRKERSKERGDSKGSRESSGSRKQEKTPKDYKEYKSYKDDSKNVFVFYTAYGG; encoded by the exons ATGGGTCGCTCCAATTCTAGATCACATTCTTCAAGATCAAAGTCTAGATCACAGTCTAGTTCTCGATCAAGATCAAGATCACACTCAAGGAAGAAGAGATACAG GTCTCGTTCCAGGACGTATTCAAGATCTCGTAGTAGAGATCGAATTTATTCTAGAGATTATCGTCGAGATTACAGAAATAATAGAGGAATGAGACGACCTTATGGGTACAGAGGAAGGGGTAGAGGGTATTATCAAGGAGGAGGAGGTAGATATCATCGAGGTGGATATAGACCTGTTTGGAATAGAAGACACTCTAGGAGTCCTCGACGAGGTCGTTCACGTTCCAGGAGTCCAAAAAGAAGATCTGTTTCTTCTCAAAGATCCCGAAGCAGATCTCGCCGATCATATAGATCCTCTAGGTCTCCAAGATCATCATCTTCTCGTTCTTCGTCCCCTTATAGCAAGTCTCCTGTCTCTAAAAGACGAGGGTCtcaggaaaaacaaaccaaaaaagctgAAGGGGAACCTCAAGAAGAGAgtcctttgaaaaataaatcacagGAGGAACCGAAAGATACATTTGAACACGACCCGTCTGAATCTATTGATGAGTTTAATAAATCATCGGCCACATCTGGTGATATTTGGCCTGGCCTTTCAGCTTATGATAATAGCCCCAGATCGCCCCATAGTCCTTCACCAATTGCTACACCACCTAGTCAGAGTTCATCTTGCTCTGATGCCCCCATGCTCAGTACAGTACACTCTGCAAAAAACACACCCTCTCAGCATTCACATTCCATTCAGCATAGTCCTGAAAGATCTGGGTCTGGTTCTGTTGGAAATGGATCAAGTAGATACAGCCCTTCTCAGAATAGTCCAATTCATCACATCCCTTCACGAAGAAGCCCTGCAAAGACAATCACACCACAGAATGCTCCAAGAGATGAGGCTAGGGGACGTTCCTCATTTTATCCTGATGGTGGAGATCAGGAAACTGCAAAgacaggaaaattcttaaaaag GTTCACAGATGAAGAGTCTAGAGTATTCCTGCTTGATAGGGGTAATACCAGGGATAAAGAGGCTCCAAAGGAGAAAGGATCAGAGaaagggagggcagagggagaatgGGAAGATCAGGAAGTTCTAGATTacttcagtgataaagaatctggaaaacaaaagtttaatgattcagaaggggatgacacagaggagacagaggattATAGACAGTTCAGGAAGTCAGTTCTTGCAGATCAGGGTAAAAATTTTGCTACTACGTCTCATCGGAATACTGAGGAGGAAGGACCCAAGTACAAGTCCAAAGTTTCATTGAAAGGCAATAGAGAAAGTGATggatttagagaagaaaaaaattacaaacttaAAGAGACTGGATATGTAGTGGAAAGGCCTAGCACTGCAAAAGATAAGCACAAGGAAGACGacaaaaattctgagagaataaCAGTAAAGAAAGAAACTCAGTCACCTGAGCAGGTAAAGTCTGAAAAGCTCAAAGACCTCTTTGATTACAGTCCCCCTCTACACAAGAATCTGGATGCTCGAGAAAAGTCTACCTTCAGAGAAGAGAGCCCACTTAGGATCAAAATGATAGCCAGTGATTCTCATCGTCCTGAAGTCAAACTCAAAATGGCACCTGTTCCTCTTGATGATTCTAACAG ACCTGCTTCCTTGACTAAAGACAGACTGCTTGCTAGTACACTTGTCCATTCTGTCAAGAAGGAGCAAGAATTCCGATCCATCTTTGACCACATTAAGTTGCCACAGGCCAGCAAAAGCACATCTGAGTCATTTATTCAACACATTGTGTCCTTGGTTCATCATGTTAAAG AGCAATACTTCAAATCATCTTCAATGACCCTAAACGAGAGGTTCACTTCGTATCAGAAAGCCACTGAAGAACATAGTGCCAGGCAAAAGAGCCCTGAGATTCACAG GAGAATTGACATCTCTCCAAGTGCCCTGAGGAAGCATACCCGTTTAGCAGGGGAAGAGAgagtttttaaagaagaaaatcaaaag GGAGATAAAAAATTAAGATGTGATTCTGCTGATCTTCGGCATGACATAGACCGtcggagaaaagaaagaagtaaagaaCGGGGGGATTCCAAGGGCTCCAGGGAATCCAGTGGatcaagaaagcaggaaaaaactCCAAAAGATTACAAGGAATACAAATCTTACAAAGATGACAG CAAAAATGTATTTGTCTTTTACACGGCTTATGGTGGATGA
- the BCLAF1 gene encoding bcl-2-associated transcription factor 1 isoform X11: MGRSNSRSHSSRSKSRSQSSSRSRSRSHSRKKRYSSRSRSRTYSRSRSRDRIYSRDYRRDYRNNRGMRRPYGYRGRGRGYYQGGGGRYHRGGYRPVWNRRHSRSPRRGRSRSRSPKRRSVSSQRSRSRSRRSYRSSRSPRSSSSRSSSPYSKSPVSKRRGSQEKQTKKAEGEPQEESPLKNKSQEEPKDTFEHDPSESIDEFNKSSATSGDIWPGLSAYDNSPRSPHSPSPIATPPSQSSSCSDAPMLSTVHSAKNTPSQHSHSIQHSPERSGSGSVGNGSSRYSPSQNSPIHHIPSRRSPAKTITPQNAPRDEARGRSSFYPDGGDQETAKTGKFLKRFTDEESRVFLLDRGNTRDKEAPKEKGSEKGRAEGEWEDQEVLDYFSDKESGKQKFNDSEGDDTEETEDYRQFRKSVLADQGKNFATTSHRNTEEEGPKYKSKVSLKGNRESDGFREEKNYKLKETGYVVERPSTAKDKHKEDDKNSERITVKKETQSPEQVKSEKLKDLFDYSPPLHKNLDAREKSTFREESPLRIKMIASDSHRPEVKLKMAPVPLDDSNRPASLTKDRLLASTLVHSVKKEQEFRSIFDHIKLPQASKSTSESFIQHIVSLVHHVKEQYFKSSSMTLNERFTSYQKATEEHSARQKSPEIHRRIDISPSALRKHTRLAGEERVFKEENQKGDKKLRCDSADLRHDIDRRRKERSKERGDSKGSRESSGSRKQEKTPKDYKEYKSYKDDSKNVFVFYTAYGG; encoded by the exons ATGGGTCGCTCCAATTCTAGATCACATTCTTCAAGATCAAAGTCTAGATCACAGTCTAGTTCTCGATCAAGATCAAGATCACACTCAAGGAAGAAGAGATACAG ttcTAGGTCTCGTTCCAGGACGTATTCAAGATCTCGTAGTAGAGATCGAATTTATTCTAGAGATTATCGTCGAGATTACAGAAATAATAGAGGAATGAGACGACCTTATGGGTACAGAGGAAGGGGTAGAGGGTATTATCAAGGAGGAGGAGGTAGATATCATCGAGGTGGATATAGACCTGTTTGGAATAGAAGACACTCTAGGAGTCCTCGACGAGGTCGTTCACGTTCCAGGAGTCCAAAAAGAAGATCTGTTTCTTCTCAAAGATCCCGAAGCAGATCTCGCCGATCATATAGATCCTCTAGGTCTCCAAGATCATCATCTTCTCGTTCTTCGTCCCCTTATAGCAAGTCTCCTGTCTCTAAAAGACGAGGGTCtcaggaaaaacaaaccaaaaaagctgAAGGGGAACCTCAAGAAGAGAgtcctttgaaaaataaatcacagGAGGAACCGAAAGATACATTTGAACACGACCCGTCTGAATCTATTGATGAGTTTAATAAATCATCGGCCACATCTGGTGATATTTGGCCTGGCCTTTCAGCTTATGATAATAGCCCCAGATCGCCCCATAGTCCTTCACCAATTGCTACACCACCTAGTCAGAGTTCATCTTGCTCTGATGCCCCCATGCTCAGTACAGTACACTCTGCAAAAAACACACCCTCTCAGCATTCACATTCCATTCAGCATAGTCCTGAAAGATCTGGGTCTGGTTCTGTTGGAAATGGATCAAGTAGATACAGCCCTTCTCAGAATAGTCCAATTCATCACATCCCTTCACGAAGAAGCCCTGCAAAGACAATCACACCACAGAATGCTCCAAGAGATGAGGCTAGGGGACGTTCCTCATTTTATCCTGATGGTGGAGATCAGGAAACTGCAAAgacaggaaaattcttaaaaag GTTCACAGATGAAGAGTCTAGAGTATTCCTGCTTGATAGGGGTAATACCAGGGATAAAGAGGCTCCAAAGGAGAAAGGATCAGAGaaagggagggcagagggagaatgGGAAGATCAGGAAGTTCTAGATTacttcagtgataaagaatctggaaaacaaaagtttaatgattcagaaggggatgacacagaggagacagaggattATAGACAGTTCAGGAAGTCAGTTCTTGCAGATCAGGGTAAAAATTTTGCTACTACGTCTCATCGGAATACTGAGGAGGAAGGACCCAAGTACAAGTCCAAAGTTTCATTGAAAGGCAATAGAGAAAGTGATggatttagagaagaaaaaaattacaaacttaAAGAGACTGGATATGTAGTGGAAAGGCCTAGCACTGCAAAAGATAAGCACAAGGAAGACGacaaaaattctgagagaataaCAGTAAAGAAAGAAACTCAGTCACCTGAGCAGGTAAAGTCTGAAAAGCTCAAAGACCTCTTTGATTACAGTCCCCCTCTACACAAGAATCTGGATGCTCGAGAAAAGTCTACCTTCAGAGAAGAGAGCCCACTTAGGATCAAAATGATAGCCAGTGATTCTCATCGTCCTGAAGTCAAACTCAAAATGGCACCTGTTCCTCTTGATGATTCTAACAG ACCTGCTTCCTTGACTAAAGACAGACTGCTTGCTAGTACACTTGTCCATTCTGTCAAGAAGGAGCAAGAATTCCGATCCATCTTTGACCACATTAAGTTGCCACAGGCCAGCAAAAGCACATCTGAGTCATTTATTCAACACATTGTGTCCTTGGTTCATCATGTTAAAG AGCAATACTTCAAATCATCTTCAATGACCCTAAACGAGAGGTTCACTTCGTATCAGAAAGCCACTGAAGAACATAGTGCCAGGCAAAAGAGCCCTGAGATTCACAG GAGAATTGACATCTCTCCAAGTGCCCTGAGGAAGCATACCCGTTTAGCAGGGGAAGAGAgagtttttaaagaagaaaatcaaaag GGAGATAAAAAATTAAGATGTGATTCTGCTGATCTTCGGCATGACATAGACCGtcggagaaaagaaagaagtaaagaaCGGGGGGATTCCAAGGGCTCCAGGGAATCCAGTGGatcaagaaagcaggaaaaaactCCAAAAGATTACAAGGAATACAAATCTTACAAAGATGACAG CAAAAATGTATTTGTCTTTTACACGGCTTATGGTGGATGA